The Daucus carota subsp. sativus chromosome 7, DH1 v3.0, whole genome shotgun sequence genome window below encodes:
- the LOC108196542 gene encoding uncharacterized protein LOC108196542 isoform X1, with the protein MREHTNGMDLVRTGATRFATAFLTLQRLHKLRPALRKLFGSEYWIVSKLSKTENGKRVYEIVFSIAFWEGLEDCLNASQPLLQVLRIADGDERPALAEVAAAMDYARVQFTKAFVGPKTQLRNKVLKIIDDRWNTQMGKPLYGAALFLNPGKYFDIVERNPSCASRIREDFNDVLEKMVKDRTTRNLISNSADDYKNTRGGFAREMAIEHRKEKSPRKLTCVSLTSVLAIYIFLLLISIIFIFILVDWWDAYGGRAIELQSFAKRIVGLCCSSSGCERNWSTFEFIHTKKRNRLEHQRLNDLVYVQYNRKIDSRFKKMRELGEKYNPLIFEDLEWTNDWMNDIEDRFWSAVDIASGASQGLEGRTLPRKAKGGSTSDMRTYTRRGTSSTLHDDDDDDDDGWGEDEDHTPIDDMEVEDDYGVPPDPSLKNTQEGDEDFMLD; encoded by the exons ATGAGGGAGCACACTAATGGGATGGATTTAGTGAGAACTGGAGCTACAAGGTTTGCCACTGCTTTTCTTACATTACAACGCTTGCACAAGCTTAGGCCGGCCTTGCGCAAATTGTTTGGGTCAGAATATTGGATTGTGTCAAAGCTATCAAAAACAGAAAATGGGAAGAGAGTTTATGAGATTGTATTCTCAATAGCCTTTTGGGAAGGTTTAGAGGATTGCTTGAATGCATCACAACCACTTCTTCAAGTTTTGCGAATTGCTGATGGTGATGAAAGGCCTGCTCTCGCAGAGGTTGCAGCTGCTATGGATTATGCAAGAGTCCAATTTACAAAGGCATTTGTTGGTCCAAAAACACAACTTCGAAACAAagtattgaaaattattgatgACCGTTGGAATACACAAATGGGGAAACCTTTGTATGGGGCGGCCTTGTTTCTTAATCCCGGGAAGTACTTTGACATAGTTGAAAGGAATCCTTCATGTGCCTCCCGGATAAGAGAAGACTTTAATGATGTACTTGAGAAGATGGTTAAGGATCGGACTACAAGGAACCTTATAAGTAACTCCGCGGATGACTACAAAAATACAAGAGGAGGATTCGCTAGAGAGATGGCAATTGAGCACCGAAAGGAAAAAAGTCCTCGTAAGCTCACTTGTGTTAGTCTTACTTCCGTATTAGCtatttatatattcttattacttattagtattatttttatttttatattagttgATTGGTGGGATGCTTATGGAGGTCGTGCAATTGAGCTTCAATCATTTGCAAAGCGTATTGTTGGTTTATGTTGTTCATCTTCCGGTTGTGAACGGAATTGGAGTACATTTGAATTC aTACATACAAAGAAGAGGAATAGGTTGGAACATCAACGTTTAAATGATTTGGTGTATGTTCAATACAACCGGAAGATTGATTCCCGATTCAAAAAGATGCGTGAACTTGGAGAAAAATATAATCCACTAATATTTGAAGACTTGGAGTGGACTAATGATTGGATGAATGATATTGAGGATAGGTTTTGGAGTGCGGTGGATATAGCTTCGGGTGCCTCACAAGGACTTGAGGGACGCACTTTACCAAGAAAAGCTAAAGGTGGTTCAACTAGTGATATGCGTACCTACACTCGACGTGGCACTAGTTCGACActacatgatgatgatgatgatgatgatgatggatgGGGGGAAGATGAAGACCATACTCCTATTGATGATATGGAAGTGGAAGATGACTATGGTGTTCCTCCCGATCCATCCTTGAAGAATACTCAAGAGGGAGATGAAGATTTCATGCTTGATTAG
- the LOC108196578 gene encoding protein decapping 5 isoform X1: MAAESSRSNSAADSYVGSLISLTSKSEIRYEGILYNINTDESSIGLRNVRSFGTEGRKKDGPQVMPSDKVYEYILFRGSDIKDLQVKSSPPVQQPIQTVPPINGDPAIIQSHYPHQLPTSSNLPPASTMSLTDPGSHTLQTGQPGPNYQGNLPLYQPGGNMPWGNSPPLPSSTGGGLAMPMYWPGYYAPPNGLPQMHQQSLLRPPPGLSVPPSMQQPMQFTGFNPSMPAGGLTLPEYPSTLLPASNSLLNLNSASLPSGLSPFPPLNLSSEPLPSFMQNKVPGAAIPLGSVSDSLPSAPPLTSLKLDSSAVAPPISDKPIESPELPYQTISQPMASIGISASSVQTEKPSLVTPGQLLHHSGTGVSSSQFLQTAHNPVPSSHSSQVAHKDVEVVQPSPRASLELPVPASNEAQPPLLPLPQPHRTTQKPNGATYQNRQTNYRGRERGRGTRVSRPVMKFNEEFDFMAMNEKFNKDEVWGHLGESSKSNLTEKEGDGNAGEESHFKDEDDTELPKSDVKPVYNKDDFFDTLSCKALDNQSNNGRTRFSEQIKLDTETFGEYSSRYRGWRGGRGPNRGGRSRGGYYGRNGGNAGRGRGQNMSSQ; this comes from the exons ATGGCGGCGGAGAGTTCCCGATCCAATTCGGCGGCCGATTCGTATGTGGGCAGCTTGATTAGCTTGACTTCCAAAAGTGAAATTAGATATGAGGGCATTCTCTATAACATCAACACTGATGAGTCCAGTATTGGGTTGCGAAATG TAAGATCATTTGGAACAGAAGGGCGTAAAAAAGATGGCCCACAAGTGATGCCTAGTGATAAAGTTTATGAATACATTTTGTTTCGTGGGAGTGATATCAAG GATTTACAGGTTAAATCATCTCCACCTGTTCAGCAACCTATTCAAACTGTACCTCCCATAAACGGCGACCCTGCAATAATTCAG TCTCACTATCCGCACCAGTTGCCGACATCTTCAAACTTGCCACCTGCTAGTACCATGTCTTTAACAGATCCTGGTTCGCACACACTCCAAACAGGACAGCCTGGCCCAAATTACCAAGGTAATCTGCCTCTATACCAACCAGGAGGGAATATGCCCTGGGGAAATTCACCCCCTCTTCCGAGTTCAACTGGTGGTGGACTTGCAATGCCAATGTATTGGCCAGGATATTATGCCCCACCAAACGGGCTTCCCCAAATGCACCAACAATCTTTGCTCCGACCACCACCTGGGCTTTCTGTGCCTCCTTCAATGCAGCAGCCGATGCAGTTCACTGGTTTCAACCCTTCTATGCCAGCTGGAGGTTTAACCTTGCCAGAGTATCCTTCGACTTTACTTCCTGCCAGCAATAGTTTGCTAAATTTGAACTCTGCATCTTTACCTTCTGGCTTATCTCCTTTTCCACCCTTGAATTTATCATCCGAACCCCTACCCAGCTTTATGCAAAATAAGGTCCCTGGCGCTGCAATTCCATTAGGGTCAGTAAGTGACAGCTTGCCGTCAGCACCTCCATTAACTTCTTTGAAATTAGATTCGAGTGCTGTTGCACCTCCGATCTCTGACAAGCCTATAGAAAGTCCAGAGTTGCCATATCAAACAATTTCTCAGCCCATGGCATCTATTGGAATATCTGCCAGTTCAGTTCAAACAGAAAAGCCGTCACTCGTAACCCCGGGACAATTGTTGCACCACAGCGGAACTGGCGTCTCTTCATCTCAGTTTTTGCAAACTGCTCATAACCCAGTCCCTTCATCTCATTCGTCTCAAGTAGCTCATAAAGATGTTGAAGTGGTTCAACCATCACCTCGAGCATCCTTAGAGTTACCGGTTCCAGCTTCAAATGAAGCTCAGCCACCGCTTTTGCCATTACCGCAACCCCATCGCACTACCCAAAAG CCTAATGGAGCTACTTATCAAAATCGTCAGACCAACTACAGAGGGCGTGAAAGAGGAAGAGGAACGAGG GTTTCAAGGCCGGTGATGAAATTTAATGAGGAATTTGACTTCATGGCGATGAATGAAAAATTTAACAAGGATGAAGTATGGGGTCATCTTGGTGAAAGCAGCAAATCCAATTTGACGGAAAAAGAAGGGGATGGAAATGCTGGGGAGGAAAGTCACTTTAAAGATGAAGATGATACTGAATTACCCAAGTCAGATGTGAAG CCTGTTTATAACAAGGACGATTTTTTTGACACCCTCTCTTGCAAAGCTCTTgataatcaatcaaacaatGGCCGTACTAGGTTCTCTGAACAGATCAAGTTGGACACTGAG ACATTTGGAGAATATTCTTCAAGGTACCGTGGCTGGCGTGGTGGGCGGGGTCCCAATCGAGGTGGCCGTTCGCGAGGAGGTTATTATGGAAGAAACGGCGGCAATGCTGGGAGGGGACGTGGTCAGAATATGTCGAGTCAGTGA
- the LOC108195681 gene encoding clavaminate synthase-like protein At3g21360 yields the protein MEYTCKDFKVGKCEGEKMVDGETLPLVLQPSDLNKKDMKTLLLSLENNKEWFEKMLIKNSAVLIRGFDVENAVEFNDIVETFGWEDIRYVGPAPRTHIHKRIWTANEGPLSEFIYYHHEMVLIKEYPKKLMLFCEIPPQEGGETPFVPSFRVAERMLEEFPEVVEEMEKKGLRYTFTALSSDNTGSMRGRGWEDAFATNDRAIAEERAKALGMDMEWLPNGGVKTILCPHRPTQVFEGRKGRRMWFNTIVGMHGKELSSATMADGSEIPEHVVKRCGEIIEEESIQFKWQKGDVLFLDNLATLHGRRPSSAPRRVLVATCK from the exons ATGGAGTACACTTGCAAAGATTTCAAGGTCGGGAAATGTGAAGGCGAGAAGATGGTGGATGGTGAGACATTGCCATTAGTACTACAACCGTCGGACCTTAACAAGAAAGACATGAAGACACTTCTTCTGTCCCTGGAAAACAACAAGGAGTGGTTTGAGAAGATGCTCATTAAGAATAGTGCTGTTCTCATCCGAGGATTTGACGTTGAAAATGCTGTGGAGTTCAACGACATTGTTGAAACATTTGGCTGGGAAGACATTAGGTACGTTGGACCGGCCCCCAGAACTCATATTCATAAGAGAATTTGGACTGCAAATGAAGGACCCCTTTCTGAGTTTATCTACTATCACCATGAAATGGTTCTG ATCAAGGAATATCCGAAGAAATTGATGTTGTTCTGTGAGATACCACCCCAAGAAGGTGGAGAGACACCGTTTGTTCCTAGCTTTCGAGTAGCAGAGCGTATGCTAGAAGAGTTTCCTGAGGTTGTCGAAGAAATGGAGAAAAAGGGATTGAGGTACACTTTCACAGCTCTCAGCAGCGATAATACAGGTTCGATGAGAGGTAGAGGTTGGGAGGATGCTTTTGCAACAAATGACCGTGCTATAGCCGAGGAAAG GGCCAAGGCACTAGGAATGGACATGGAATGGCTTCCAAATGGAGGAGTGAAGACGATACTGTGTCCGCATCGTCCAACACAAGTTTTTGAGGGAAGAAAAGGGAGAAGAATGTGGTTCAATACTATAGTGGGTATGCACGGGAAGGAACTGAGCTCTGCAACCATGGCTGATGGAAGTGAGATCCCCGAGCATGTGGTGAAGAGATGTGGAGAAATCATTGAAGAAGAGAGTATACAGTTCAAGTGGCAGAAGGGTGATGTGCTCTTCCTCGACAACTTGGCTACGCTCCATGGGCGAAGGCCTTCGTCTGCTCCAAGAAGAGTCTTAGTTGCGACTTGCAAGTGA
- the LOC108196542 gene encoding uncharacterized protein LOC108196542 isoform X2, with protein sequence MREHTNGMDLVRTGATRFATAFLTLQRLHKLRPALRKLFGSEYWIVSKLSKTENGKRVYEIVFSIAFWEGLEDCLNASQPLLQVLRIADGDERPALAEVAAAMDYARVQFTKAFVGPKTQLRNKVLKIIDDRWNTQMGKPLYGAALFLNPGKYFDIVERNPSCASRIREDFNDVLEKMVKDRTTRNLISNSADDYKNTRGGFAREMAIEHRKEKSPLDWWDAYGGRAIELQSFAKRIVGLCCSSSGCERNWSTFEFIHTKKRNRLEHQRLNDLVYVQYNRKIDSRFKKMRELGEKYNPLIFEDLEWTNDWMNDIEDRFWSAVDIASGASQGLEGRTLPRKAKGGSTSDMRTYTRRGTSSTLHDDDDDDDDGWGEDEDHTPIDDMEVEDDYGVPPDPSLKNTQEGDEDFMLD encoded by the exons ATGAGGGAGCACACTAATGGGATGGATTTAGTGAGAACTGGAGCTACAAGGTTTGCCACTGCTTTTCTTACATTACAACGCTTGCACAAGCTTAGGCCGGCCTTGCGCAAATTGTTTGGGTCAGAATATTGGATTGTGTCAAAGCTATCAAAAACAGAAAATGGGAAGAGAGTTTATGAGATTGTATTCTCAATAGCCTTTTGGGAAGGTTTAGAGGATTGCTTGAATGCATCACAACCACTTCTTCAAGTTTTGCGAATTGCTGATGGTGATGAAAGGCCTGCTCTCGCAGAGGTTGCAGCTGCTATGGATTATGCAAGAGTCCAATTTACAAAGGCATTTGTTGGTCCAAAAACACAACTTCGAAACAAagtattgaaaattattgatgACCGTTGGAATACACAAATGGGGAAACCTTTGTATGGGGCGGCCTTGTTTCTTAATCCCGGGAAGTACTTTGACATAGTTGAAAGGAATCCTTCATGTGCCTCCCGGATAAGAGAAGACTTTAATGATGTACTTGAGAAGATGGTTAAGGATCGGACTACAAGGAACCTTATAAGTAACTCCGCGGATGACTACAAAAATACAAGAGGAGGATTCGCTAGAGAGATGGCAATTGAGCACCGAAAGGAAAAAAGTCCTC ttgATTGGTGGGATGCTTATGGAGGTCGTGCAATTGAGCTTCAATCATTTGCAAAGCGTATTGTTGGTTTATGTTGTTCATCTTCCGGTTGTGAACGGAATTGGAGTACATTTGAATTC aTACATACAAAGAAGAGGAATAGGTTGGAACATCAACGTTTAAATGATTTGGTGTATGTTCAATACAACCGGAAGATTGATTCCCGATTCAAAAAGATGCGTGAACTTGGAGAAAAATATAATCCACTAATATTTGAAGACTTGGAGTGGACTAATGATTGGATGAATGATATTGAGGATAGGTTTTGGAGTGCGGTGGATATAGCTTCGGGTGCCTCACAAGGACTTGAGGGACGCACTTTACCAAGAAAAGCTAAAGGTGGTTCAACTAGTGATATGCGTACCTACACTCGACGTGGCACTAGTTCGACActacatgatgatgatgatgatgatgatgatggatgGGGGGAAGATGAAGACCATACTCCTATTGATGATATGGAAGTGGAAGATGACTATGGTGTTCCTCCCGATCCATCCTTGAAGAATACTCAAGAGGGAGATGAAGATTTCATGCTTGATTAG
- the LOC108196578 gene encoding protein decapping 5 isoform X3, producing the protein MAAESSRSNSAADSYVGSLISLTSKSEIRYEGILYNINTDESSIGLRNVRSFGTEGRKKDGPQVMPSDKVYEYILFRGSDIKDLQVKSSPPVQQPIQTVPPINGDPAIIQSHYPHQLPTSSNLPPASTMSLTDPGSHTLQTGQPGPNYQGNLPLYQPGGNMPWGNSPPLPSSTGGGLAMPMYWPGYYAPPNGLPQMHQQSLLRPPPGLSVPPSMQQPMQFTGFNPSMPAGGLTLPEYPSTLLPASNSLLNLNSASLPSGLSPFPPLNLSSEPLPSFMQNKVPGAAIPLGSVSDSLPSAPPLTSLKLDSSAVAPPISDKPIESPELPYQTISQPMASIGISASSVQTEKPSLVTPGQLLHHSGTGVSSSQFLQTAHNPVPSSHSSQVAHKDVEVVQPSPRASLELPVPASNEAQPPLLPLPQPHRTTQKVSRPVMKFNEEFDFMAMNEKFNKDEVWGHLGESSKSNLTEKEGDGNAGEESHFKDEDDTELPKSDVKPVYNKDDFFDTLSCKALDNQSNNGRTRFSEQIKLDTETFGEYSSRYRGWRGGRGPNRGGRSRGGYYGRNGGNAGRGRGQNMSSQ; encoded by the exons ATGGCGGCGGAGAGTTCCCGATCCAATTCGGCGGCCGATTCGTATGTGGGCAGCTTGATTAGCTTGACTTCCAAAAGTGAAATTAGATATGAGGGCATTCTCTATAACATCAACACTGATGAGTCCAGTATTGGGTTGCGAAATG TAAGATCATTTGGAACAGAAGGGCGTAAAAAAGATGGCCCACAAGTGATGCCTAGTGATAAAGTTTATGAATACATTTTGTTTCGTGGGAGTGATATCAAG GATTTACAGGTTAAATCATCTCCACCTGTTCAGCAACCTATTCAAACTGTACCTCCCATAAACGGCGACCCTGCAATAATTCAG TCTCACTATCCGCACCAGTTGCCGACATCTTCAAACTTGCCACCTGCTAGTACCATGTCTTTAACAGATCCTGGTTCGCACACACTCCAAACAGGACAGCCTGGCCCAAATTACCAAGGTAATCTGCCTCTATACCAACCAGGAGGGAATATGCCCTGGGGAAATTCACCCCCTCTTCCGAGTTCAACTGGTGGTGGACTTGCAATGCCAATGTATTGGCCAGGATATTATGCCCCACCAAACGGGCTTCCCCAAATGCACCAACAATCTTTGCTCCGACCACCACCTGGGCTTTCTGTGCCTCCTTCAATGCAGCAGCCGATGCAGTTCACTGGTTTCAACCCTTCTATGCCAGCTGGAGGTTTAACCTTGCCAGAGTATCCTTCGACTTTACTTCCTGCCAGCAATAGTTTGCTAAATTTGAACTCTGCATCTTTACCTTCTGGCTTATCTCCTTTTCCACCCTTGAATTTATCATCCGAACCCCTACCCAGCTTTATGCAAAATAAGGTCCCTGGCGCTGCAATTCCATTAGGGTCAGTAAGTGACAGCTTGCCGTCAGCACCTCCATTAACTTCTTTGAAATTAGATTCGAGTGCTGTTGCACCTCCGATCTCTGACAAGCCTATAGAAAGTCCAGAGTTGCCATATCAAACAATTTCTCAGCCCATGGCATCTATTGGAATATCTGCCAGTTCAGTTCAAACAGAAAAGCCGTCACTCGTAACCCCGGGACAATTGTTGCACCACAGCGGAACTGGCGTCTCTTCATCTCAGTTTTTGCAAACTGCTCATAACCCAGTCCCTTCATCTCATTCGTCTCAAGTAGCTCATAAAGATGTTGAAGTGGTTCAACCATCACCTCGAGCATCCTTAGAGTTACCGGTTCCAGCTTCAAATGAAGCTCAGCCACCGCTTTTGCCATTACCGCAACCCCATCGCACTACCCAAAAG GTTTCAAGGCCGGTGATGAAATTTAATGAGGAATTTGACTTCATGGCGATGAATGAAAAATTTAACAAGGATGAAGTATGGGGTCATCTTGGTGAAAGCAGCAAATCCAATTTGACGGAAAAAGAAGGGGATGGAAATGCTGGGGAGGAAAGTCACTTTAAAGATGAAGATGATACTGAATTACCCAAGTCAGATGTGAAG CCTGTTTATAACAAGGACGATTTTTTTGACACCCTCTCTTGCAAAGCTCTTgataatcaatcaaacaatGGCCGTACTAGGTTCTCTGAACAGATCAAGTTGGACACTGAG ACATTTGGAGAATATTCTTCAAGGTACCGTGGCTGGCGTGGTGGGCGGGGTCCCAATCGAGGTGGCCGTTCGCGAGGAGGTTATTATGGAAGAAACGGCGGCAATGCTGGGAGGGGACGTGGTCAGAATATGTCGAGTCAGTGA
- the LOC108196578 gene encoding protein decapping 5 isoform X2, translating to MAAESSRSNSAADSYVGSLISLTSKSEIRYEGILYNINTDESSIGLRNVRSFGTEGRKKDGPQVMPSDKVYEYILFRGSDIKDLQVKSSPPVQQPIQTVPPINGDPAIIQSHYPHQLPTSSNLPPASTMSLTDPGSHTLQTGQPGPNYQGNLPLYQPGGNMPWGNSPPLPSSTGGGLAMPMYWPGYYAPPNGLPQMHQQSLLRPPPGLSVPPSMQQPMQFTGFNPSMPAGGLTLPEYPSTLLPASNSLLNLNSASLPSGLSPFPPLNLSSEPLPSFMQNKVPGAAIPLGSVSDSLPSAPPLTSLKLDSSAVAPPISDKPIESPELPYQTISQPMASIGISASSVQTEKPSLVTPGQLLHHSGTGVSSSQFLQTAHNPVPSSHSSQVAHKDVEVVQPSPRASLELPVPASNEAQPPLLPLPQPHRTTQKTNYRGRERGRGTRVSRPVMKFNEEFDFMAMNEKFNKDEVWGHLGESSKSNLTEKEGDGNAGEESHFKDEDDTELPKSDVKPVYNKDDFFDTLSCKALDNQSNNGRTRFSEQIKLDTETFGEYSSRYRGWRGGRGPNRGGRSRGGYYGRNGGNAGRGRGQNMSSQ from the exons ATGGCGGCGGAGAGTTCCCGATCCAATTCGGCGGCCGATTCGTATGTGGGCAGCTTGATTAGCTTGACTTCCAAAAGTGAAATTAGATATGAGGGCATTCTCTATAACATCAACACTGATGAGTCCAGTATTGGGTTGCGAAATG TAAGATCATTTGGAACAGAAGGGCGTAAAAAAGATGGCCCACAAGTGATGCCTAGTGATAAAGTTTATGAATACATTTTGTTTCGTGGGAGTGATATCAAG GATTTACAGGTTAAATCATCTCCACCTGTTCAGCAACCTATTCAAACTGTACCTCCCATAAACGGCGACCCTGCAATAATTCAG TCTCACTATCCGCACCAGTTGCCGACATCTTCAAACTTGCCACCTGCTAGTACCATGTCTTTAACAGATCCTGGTTCGCACACACTCCAAACAGGACAGCCTGGCCCAAATTACCAAGGTAATCTGCCTCTATACCAACCAGGAGGGAATATGCCCTGGGGAAATTCACCCCCTCTTCCGAGTTCAACTGGTGGTGGACTTGCAATGCCAATGTATTGGCCAGGATATTATGCCCCACCAAACGGGCTTCCCCAAATGCACCAACAATCTTTGCTCCGACCACCACCTGGGCTTTCTGTGCCTCCTTCAATGCAGCAGCCGATGCAGTTCACTGGTTTCAACCCTTCTATGCCAGCTGGAGGTTTAACCTTGCCAGAGTATCCTTCGACTTTACTTCCTGCCAGCAATAGTTTGCTAAATTTGAACTCTGCATCTTTACCTTCTGGCTTATCTCCTTTTCCACCCTTGAATTTATCATCCGAACCCCTACCCAGCTTTATGCAAAATAAGGTCCCTGGCGCTGCAATTCCATTAGGGTCAGTAAGTGACAGCTTGCCGTCAGCACCTCCATTAACTTCTTTGAAATTAGATTCGAGTGCTGTTGCACCTCCGATCTCTGACAAGCCTATAGAAAGTCCAGAGTTGCCATATCAAACAATTTCTCAGCCCATGGCATCTATTGGAATATCTGCCAGTTCAGTTCAAACAGAAAAGCCGTCACTCGTAACCCCGGGACAATTGTTGCACCACAGCGGAACTGGCGTCTCTTCATCTCAGTTTTTGCAAACTGCTCATAACCCAGTCCCTTCATCTCATTCGTCTCAAGTAGCTCATAAAGATGTTGAAGTGGTTCAACCATCACCTCGAGCATCCTTAGAGTTACCGGTTCCAGCTTCAAATGAAGCTCAGCCACCGCTTTTGCCATTACCGCAACCCCATCGCACTACCCAAAAG ACCAACTACAGAGGGCGTGAAAGAGGAAGAGGAACGAGG GTTTCAAGGCCGGTGATGAAATTTAATGAGGAATTTGACTTCATGGCGATGAATGAAAAATTTAACAAGGATGAAGTATGGGGTCATCTTGGTGAAAGCAGCAAATCCAATTTGACGGAAAAAGAAGGGGATGGAAATGCTGGGGAGGAAAGTCACTTTAAAGATGAAGATGATACTGAATTACCCAAGTCAGATGTGAAG CCTGTTTATAACAAGGACGATTTTTTTGACACCCTCTCTTGCAAAGCTCTTgataatcaatcaaacaatGGCCGTACTAGGTTCTCTGAACAGATCAAGTTGGACACTGAG ACATTTGGAGAATATTCTTCAAGGTACCGTGGCTGGCGTGGTGGGCGGGGTCCCAATCGAGGTGGCCGTTCGCGAGGAGGTTATTATGGAAGAAACGGCGGCAATGCTGGGAGGGGACGTGGTCAGAATATGTCGAGTCAGTGA